AGTCTTGAGACCAAAGAAAAAGGGCTTTCCCCCCAGCTTAAAGCAAAGCTCGCTTCGACCTATGCCCAGCTGGGCGACACTTATTATGAGCTGCAGGAATATAATAAGGCGAAAGATGAATATAAAAGGGCGATAGAGGTGAGTTCTTCTTTCCTCGATATAAAATTGAAGCTGGCGAAGACCCATCTTCAATTGTCCGAATACGACGACGCCGAGAAATTATTGGTTGATATCCTGGAGGGTAATCCGAATTATTTGGAGGCAAAGACCACCCTCGGGCTCTGCCTGTACCATCAAGAAAAATATGATGAGGCACAGAAGCAGTGGCGTCAGGTGCTCGAGATTGATCCATCGAACATAAAGGCGAAGTCTTACTTAAATATGTTGAAGGAGAAAATGAGATGATAAAAAAGTTAAAAAAGGCAGAATTAAAGCAGTTTGAAAAAAGATTGCTCGAAGAAAGAGAAAAACTCCTTAAGGAACTGGAATATGAAAGCGGCCAGATCTCAAAGACCCAGCTGGAATCTTCGGGCGACCTTTCCGCTTATTCAAATCATATGGCAGACCAGGGTACAGAGACTGAAAGGCGTGAGATAACTTCCCAGATTCTGTCGACCCGACGCGAAGCTCTGTTTGAAATTGATCTCGCCTTGAAGAAGATAAACCAGGGGAAATATGGTTTTTGTGAAGCCTGTGGAAAGCCGATAGGTAAAAAAAGGTTGAAATTTTTGCCCCAGGCGCGGAAGTGTATAAAGTGTTCCAGGGAAACCGGTCGGTGACAGATCACTTTGAATAATTTAATAATTTAATGATACATAAGAAAAATATCAGACTTTTTTTATTATTTTTAATCGGTGCGTTATTTCTCGATCAGATTTCAAAATTACTTATCGTCAATTTTATGACTCCGTTCGACCCACCGGTGAACATAATCGGTTCATATCTGCGTTTTAAACTTACCTATAATCCCTACGGGGTATTCAGTATTTCATTCGGTCCCAATGTTCTGTATTATATTTTTTCAATCATCGGTGCACTTATTTTGACCTATATTGCATTATCCACGAGGAACAAAATCAGCCTTATCGTCTTCAGTATTATTATCGGCGGCGCAATAGGCAACATCGCCGACCGAGTAAGAATGGATTACGTAATAGATTTTATTGATATGGGGATCGGTAACCTGCGCTGGTTCACATATAATCTCGCCGATGCCTTTATCACAGTCGGCGCTGTGTTCCTGCTTGTCAGGGAATTGTTCACAAAGAAAGAATCTTCACTGGTTGAGGCGTCGGGTTCTGAATAGGAATCAGACACCAATCAGTTGTTGGTAGATTACCCGGCGGCTCAGTATTGATTTTACATAATTTCTTGTTTCATTGTAGGGTATCAGGTCGATAAACTCATCAAGTTCGTAATTCGGATCCTGCTCGATCCAGCGTTTGACACGCACCGGTCCGGCGTTATAACCGGCTAAAGATAGAGGCACGGATTTGAATTCATTCAACAGATTCAGAAAGTAATAACAGCCGAATTTTATGGAAAGAGACGGCTCATAGAGGGAATAGTTCTGGATATTGAGCTCGCGGGCGATCTTTTTTGCGGTGGGGGGGATGATCTGCATGATACCGCGTGCATCCGCCCAGGAACGCGCCTCCGGATCAAAAAGACTCTCCTGCCATATCATCGCCAGGCATAAACTCAAATCAATCTTCTGCTCGAGAATCGTGAATGTATATTTTATCGGGTACATCAGTTCAAACAATTCAAAAGGGAATTTGTTCAAATTATTCTGTTTCGCCATTTTCTTGATCTTCAGGGCATAGAGGATGGATTGTTTGTCGGCACCGTGTTTTGAGCATAGTTTACTTAAATAAAGGATGTCCTGAGCACTTTTCTCCCTGATGAGGTCGAGTTCTTTCCCGGCGT
This window of the candidate division WOR-3 bacterium genome carries:
- a CDS encoding tetratricopeptide repeat protein, which produces MAMDQATKKIYNEALELYEKGKVKESIEKFKQVIELYPDYPDVHNALGLAYSIAENHEEAINSFKRAVELNPNYIEAYVHMAIIQNEQCKFEEAKASFEKAASLETKEKGLSPQLKAKLASTYAQLGDTYYELQEYNKAKDEYKRAIEVSSSFLDIKLKLAKTHLQLSEYDDAEKLLVDILEGNPNYLEAKTTLGLCLYHQEKYDEAQKQWRQVLEIDPSNIKAKSYLNMLKEKMR
- a CDS encoding TraR/DksA family transcriptional regulator, whose product is MIKKLKKAELKQFEKRLLEEREKLLKELEYESGQISKTQLESSGDLSAYSNHMADQGTETERREITSQILSTRREALFEIDLALKKINQGKYGFCEACGKPIGKKRLKFLPQARKCIKCSRETGR
- the lspA gene encoding signal peptidase II, translating into MIHKKNIRLFLLFLIGALFLDQISKLLIVNFMTPFDPPVNIIGSYLRFKLTYNPYGVFSISFGPNVLYYIFSIIGALILTYIALSTRNKISLIVFSIIIGGAIGNIADRVRMDYVIDFIDMGIGNLRWFTYNLADAFITVGAVFLLVRELFTKKESSLVEASGSE